Proteins co-encoded in one Aspergillus luchuensis IFO 4308 DNA, chromosome 6, nearly complete sequence genomic window:
- a CDS encoding uncharacterized protein (COG:S;~EggNog:ENOG410PXRU) — protein sequence MTSISTSTLPTITRSTFINSTFTDLTPSDTITRSDLRDVTITCSGSAKTPTSLLRSALTSCIVKHSSTYRSKLNHTTLTNAIVSRTEATHTSFDIYSYSHRSTLSNAVLRDRASVKRSKVKDASLLGGSSLWRSNVSRCMIADECRVQRCNLVNCEVMCCVLVKTDLEGMVVRNGVWKDGVLVGRVREGEEVVVLKKGGEGKMQVPVNEKKLDSKDVKYWLEEESSDEEGVRAMSPPPAYTA from the exons ATGACCTCAATATCaacatccaccctccccaccatcacccgctccaccttcatcaacagCACTTTCACCGATCTCACCCCATCCGACACCATCACCCGCAGCGACCTCCGCGACGTAACCATCACCTGCTCCGGCAGTGCCAAAACCCCTaccagcctcctccgctccgccCTAACATCCTGCATCGTCAAGCACTCATCCACTTACCGCTCCAAGCTAAACCACACCACCCTCACTAACGCCATTGTCTCCCGCACCGAAGCCACGCATACCTCCTTCGACATCTACAGCTACTCGCACCGGAGCACCCTTTCCAACGCGGTTCTCCGCGATCGCGCCTCTGTCAAGCGCAGCAAGGTGAAAGATGCTAGTTTGCTGGGCGGGAGTTCTCTCTGGCGGAGTAATGTGTCTAGGTGCATGATTGCGGATGAGTGCCGGGTGCAGCGGTGCAACTTGGTGAATTGTGAGGTGATGTGTTGTGTGCTGGTGAAGACGGAtctggaggggatggtggttaggAATGGGGTTTGGAAggatggggtgttggtggggagggttagggagggggaggaggtggtggtgttgaagaaggggggtGAGGGG aagatgcaggTTCCTGTTaatgagaagaagttggataGCAAGGATGTGAAGTActggttggaggaggagagttcGGACGAAGAGGGGGTGAGGGCGatgtcgccgccgccggcgtATACGGCGTAG
- the RGT2 gene encoding sugar porter family MFS transporter (COG:A;~EggNog:ENOG410PFSV;~InterPro:IPR005829,IPR005828,IPR003663,IPR036259, IPR020846;~PFAM:PF00083,PF07690;~TransMembrane:10 (i12-34o73-93i100-119o125-146i158-178o190-211i342-366o372-396i408-425o445-463i);~go_component: GO:0016020 - membrane [Evidence IEA];~go_component: GO:0016021 - integral component of membrane [Evidence IEA];~go_function: GO:0022857 - transmembrane transporter activity [Evidence IEA];~go_process: GO:0055085 - transmembrane transport [Evidence IEA]), with product MGFLLKRPDDAVGSAAPAIIIGLFVSFGGILFGYDTGTISGILAMKFWRKMFSTGYINPSDDYPDVTSSQSSMIVSLLSAGTFFGALASAPVADYFGRRIAMIIESFVFCFGVILQTAATSIPLFVAGRFFAGFGVGLLSATIPLYQSETAPKWIRGTIVGAYQLAITIGLLLASVVNNATKDRMDTGSYRIPIAVQFAWAIILVVGMSVLPETPRFLIKKDKHEAAAKALARLRRMNVDDQAVVDELMEIRASHEYEMSVGKASFRDILTGSLGKRLATGCAVQALQQLAGVNFIFYYGTTFFQRSGIQNSFTITLITNIVNVVSTFPGLYMVEKWGRRPLLLFGAVGMCVCQLIVAIVGMVASSDVANKVLIAFVCIYIFFFASSWGPVAWVVTGELYPLKARAKCLSITTATNWLLNWAIAYATPYMVDSGPGNANLQSKVFFIWGGFCFVAGIFVYTCIYETKGLSLEQVDELYSKVSAAWRSPGFIPSAHFAGADTEKAGPSVYEVEGELPQKRESSQHIETA from the exons ATGGGTTTCTTGTTGAAGAGACCAGATGATGCGGTGGGCTCAGCGGCCCCCGCCATCATAATCGGTCTGTTTGTCTCCTTTGGAGGTATCCTCTTCGG CTATGACACTGGAACCATCAGTGGTATCCTGGCCATGAAGTTCTGGCGGAAGATGTTCTCTACCGGATACATCAACCCCTCTGATGACTACCCCGATGTAACCTCATCTCAGTCTTCCATGATTGTGTCATTGCTGTCTGCCGGTACTTTCTTTGGTGCCCTGGCCTCTGCTCCCGTTGCGGATTACTTTGGTCGCCGCATTGCCATGATCATCGAATCATTTGTCTTCTGCTTCGGTGTGATCCTCCAGACCGCAGCCACCTCGATTCCGCTGTTCGTCGCTGGACGGTTCTTTGCTGGCTTTGGTGTTGGTCTACTCTCTGCAACTA TCCCTCTTTACCAGTCTGAGACGGCTCCAAAGTGGATTCGTGGTACCATTGTCGGCGCCTATCAGCTGGCCATCACTATTGGTCTGCTGCTTGCTTCTGTCGTCAACAATGCCACCAAGGACCGCATGGATACTGGTAGCTACCGCATTCCGATTGCCGTCCAGTTCGCAtgggccatcatcctcgttgTCGGAATGAGTGTGCTTCCCGAAACGCCACGCTTCCTGATCAAGAAGGATAAACACGAGGCCGCGGCCAAGGCGCTTGCCCGTCTTCGTCGCATGAATGTTGACGACCAGGCCGTCGTGGATGAATTGATGGAGATCCGCGCCTCGCACGAATACGAGATGAGCGTGGGCAAGGCAAGCTTCCGCGACATTCTGACTGGCTCCCTGGGTAAGCGATTGGCCACTGGATGTGCTGTGCAGGCGCTGCAACAACTCGCTGGAGTCAATTTCATCT TTTACTACGGAACGACCTTTTTCCAGCGCTCGGGCATTCAGAACAGCTTCACCATCAcactcatcaccaacattgTCAACGTGGTCTCCACGTTCCCGGGCCTGTACATGGTCGAGAAATGGGGTCGCCGGCCCTTGCTGCTGTTCGGTGCGGTTGGCATGTGCGTGTGCCAGCTGATCGTGGCTATTGTGGGCATGGTGGCTTCCTCGGACGTGGCCAATAAGGTCCTGATTGCCTTTGTCTGCAtctacatcttcttctttgccagCTCTTGGGGCCCCGTCGCGTGGGTCGTGACAGGTGAATTGTACCCACTCAAGGCTCGTGCCAAGTGTCTCTCCATCACAACGGCCACGAACTGGCTGCTGAACTGGGCCATCGCCTATGCCACCCCCTACATGGTGGATTCCGGTCCGGGCAACGCGAACCTGCAGTCCAAGGTGTTCTTCATCTGGGGTGGCTTCTGCTTCGTTGCGGGAATTTTTGTGTACACCTGCATCTACGAGACCAAGGGCCTCAGTCTGGAGCAGGTGGACGAGCTTTACTCGAAGGTGTCTGCAGCCTGGCGCTCTCCGGGATTCATCCCTTCGGCACACTTCGCCGGTGCGGATACTGAGAAGGCCGGGCCCAGTGTGTACGAAGTGGAGGGTGAACTCCCCCAGAAGCGCGAGTCTTCTCAGCATATTGAGACGGCTTAA
- a CDS encoding cation diffusion facilitator family transporter (COG:P;~EggNog:ENOG410PHDN;~InterPro:IPR027469,IPR002524,IPR036837;~PFAM:PF01545;~TransMembrane:6 (i9-30o42-59i80-99o111-132i307-330o342-359i);~go_component: GO:0016021 - integral component of membrane [Evidence IEA];~go_function: GO:0008324 - cation transmembrane transporter activity [Evidence IEA];~go_process: GO:0006812 - cation transport [Evidence IEA];~go_process: GO:0055085 - transmembrane transport [Evidence IEA]) gives MGLSKTNRILILLAIDTAFFLLELIAGYSVHSLALVADSFHMLNDVLSLCVGLWAVKVANRETNSKMYTYGWQRAETLGALVNGVFLVALCLSIFLEAIQRLVEPQEVKNPKFVCIVGCLGLLSNIIGLVLFHDHSHGHGHSHGPGDLEEGADDHVHAAGHDHDHDHVHADGQNNTGGAEPHSPYSRRRRTVDSRYSGYVDVEDIQIHPASMRQEIIAASKNRYDDEQSGSDSDLQEGADGQPSERSALLSHGGRTGKYTDETESLARSRTAAADDDLHKFHNHAQPKPKDEKHGHGHGHDLNMRGVFLHVMGDALGNIGVIASALIIWLTDYSWRFYVDPGISLVITVIILLSAIPLCKAASRILLQAAPHGLSIDHIKEDIEGLPGVIGSHHLHVWQLSDTKLVASIHIQVDTEIKGEGSERYMRLARQVRKCLHAYGIHSSTIQPEFAPDSDVEDTIMAPSDYRAGSNGASASGTLPSRTPSVPDGDSQACLLECGEECARGGQCCPKQSP, from the exons ATGGGCCTCTCTAAGACAAACAGGATCCTGATCCTGTTGGCGATTGATAcggctttcttcttgttggaaTTGATTGCTG GTTATTCCGTGCACTCCCTTGCCCTGGTTGCCGACTCGTTTCACATG CTGAATGATGTACTGTCATTATGTGTGGGCCTCTGGGCTGTCAAGGTCGCCAACCGCGAAACCAACTCAAAAATGTACACCTACGGG TGGCAACGCGCAGAAACTCTGGGTGCTCTAGTTAATGGTGTCTTCCTGGTCGCTCTGTGTCTATCGATTTTCCTGGAAGCTATACAACGACTAGTCGAGCCTCAGGAAGTGAAGAACCCGAAATTCGTTTGCATCGTTGGATGCCTCGGCTTGCTGTCGAACATAATTGGTCTTGTTCTATTCCATGATCACTCCCACGGGCACGGCCACAGTCATGGCCCTGgagatctggaagaaggCGCTGATGACCATGTACATGCTGCGGGCCATGACCACGATCATGACCACGTGCACGCAGATGGCCAGAACAAC ACTGGTGGTGCCGAGCCACACTCTCCCTATTCGCGTCGCCGCCGGACAGTCGACAGTCGCTACAGTGGATATGTTGACGTGGAAGACATTCAGATTCACCCCGCTAGTATGAGACAGGAGATTATCGCAGCCAGTAAGAACCGTTACGATGATGAACAGTCCGGCTCGGACAGCGATCTTCAAGAGGGCGCCGACGGCCAGCCATCTGAGCGCTCAGCCCTCCTTAGTCACGGCGGTCGCACTGGTAAATATACCGATGAAACGGAGTCGCTTGCTCGGTCCCggactgctgctgccgatgatgatctccACAAATTCCACAATCATGCTCAACCAAAGCCCAAAGACGAAAAGCATGGCCATGGTCATGGCCATGACCTCAACATGCGGGGCGTCTTCCTTCATGTGATGGGTGATGCACTGGGTAACATCGGTGTCATCGCTTCTGCGCTCATCATCTGGCTGACCGATTATTCTTGGCGATTCTACGTGGATCCTGGGATTTCGCTTGTTATCACTGTGATTATTCTGCTTTCCGCCATTCCCCTGTGCAAGGCTGCATCGCGTATTCTCTTGCAGGCAGCGCCCCACGGCCTCAGCATCGACCATATCAAGGAGGACATCGAAGGACTTCCGGGCGTCATCGGTTCCCACCACCTGCACGTATGGCAGCTGAGCGACACCAAGCTAGTCGCCTCTATTCACATCCAGGTGGACACGGAGATCAAGGGTGAAGGCTCAGAGCGCTATATGCGTCTGGCCAGGCAAGTGAGGAAGTGCTTGCACGCTTATGGGATCCATTCTTCGACGATCCAGCCTGAATTTGCGCCCGATAGTGACGTTGAGGATACGATCATGGCCCCCTCGGACTACCGTGCCGGTAGCAACGGAGCCTCCGCCTCGGGGACTCTTCCCAGTCGAACACCCAGTGTACCTGACGGTGACTCGCAGGCGTGCCTCCTGGAATGTGGTGAGGAGTGTGCCCGGGGTGGCCAGTGTTGCCCCAAGCAATCACCGTGA
- a CDS encoding uncharacterized protein (COG:E;~EggNog:ENOG410PV94;~InterPro:IPR002293;~PFAM:PF00324,PF13520;~TransMembrane:6 (i30-51o85-109i130-151o163-180i192-221o233-255i);~go_component: GO:0016020 - membrane [Evidence IEA];~go_function: GO:0022857 - transmembrane transporter activity [Evidence IEA];~go_process: GO:0055085 - transmembrane transport [Evidence IEA]), which produces MNTMYSMTGIDAAIHISEELPQPEKRVPQAMTMSVILSLATCLPLSVALMFCMSDMEAVINSELPSLEVMYQATKSKGVTTFLSVWLLVVYAASIPSQWVTCGRVAWALARDINSPSARYFAKVDDKLKFPVRTTVASFGFVAIYSLLYLVSSGAFNTITNSAILFLHITYVVPQGILLMKGRAGALPLRYLKLGCLGYLCNAFVILWIVILGVFVCLPLGLPVEAESMNYTAPVLIGLFGLVILLWYGLGRVAFQGPQIDRDMMQEVNSGLK; this is translated from the exons ATGAATACGATGTATTCTATGACAGGAATTGATGCTG CTATTCACATTAGTGAAGAGCTCCCTCAACCAGAGAAGCGTGTCCCTCAGGCCATGACCATGAGTGTTATTCTGAGTCTCGCTACCTGTCTTCCATTGTCGGTTGCACTGATGTTTTGCATGTCCGATATGGAAGCGGTTATCAATTCGGAACTGCCAAGCTTGGAAGTGATGTATCAGGC CACAAAGAGCAAAGGCGTTACTACCTTCCTCTCAGTGTGGCTCTTAGTTGTCTATGCTG CCTCAATCCCGTCTCAATGGGTGACGTGCGGTAGAGTAGCATGGGCTTTAGCTCGCGAT ATTAACTCCCCGTCAGCAAGATACTTTGCTAAAGTCGACGACAAGCTAAAGTTTCCTGTCCGCACCACAGTTGCTAGCTTCGGCTTTGTTGCTATCTATAGTCTGTTATACTTGGTTTCCTCGGGCGCTTTCAACACGATCACCAATAGTGCGatactcttcctccacataACTTACGTGGTGCCTCAGGGCATACTTCTGATGAAAGGCAGAGCGGGCGCACTACCACTTCGATACTTGAAGCTTGGCTGCCTCGGCTATCTCTGCAATGCCTTTGTCATTTTGTGGATTGTTATACTTGGAGTGTTTGTCTGCCTGCCTCTTGGGTTACCGGTAGAAGCCGAGTCGATGAATTATACGGCTCCCGTGCTAATTGGTCTATTTGGCCTTGTGATCCTGTTGTGGTATGGACTAGGAAGGGTAGCATTCCAGGGACCCCAGATTGACAGGGACATGATGCAGGAGGTAAATTCTGGTCTCAAGTGA
- a CDS encoding putative manganese ion homeostasis (Fr) (COG:L;~EggNog:ENOG410PIGX;~InterPro:IPR033308,IPR004843;~PFAM:PF00149;~TransMembrane:3 (i63-85o511-531i632-652o);~go_function: GO:0016787 - hydrolase activity [Evidence IEA];~go_process: GO:0006506 - GPI anchor biosynthetic process [Evidence IEA]), protein MSYSYSHNAIADSYRPARPGSPAWSSGSSERDQSPPPWPKRWASDLREATSTRHGILSLVKQVARYVFTISNALIALWICTLWWGERTVFQDSVKACTWGNWERWPQDAIPHHVAFIADPQLVDPHTYPGRPWPLSTLTVKFTDQYLRRSFSSIQKELGPDSVLFLGDLFDGGREWATASSSSPEKRYKKYKDRFWKKEFHRFVKIFVDTWKDGDDHIRHPLGRRLITSLPGNHDLGFGSGVQIPVRDRFQSFFGKSNRVDVIGNHTFISVDTVSLSAMDQPDPETGSSGTGSGDGEQPNEHIWRDTQDFLDRMNVHRGRAEVEALRMLANKTEGRQFQHRAVDILEPSVDPQLKPEVAGFPTILLSHVPLYRRPATPCGPYREHYPPSGEGLEEDDRNAISMGRGYQYQNVLTPAISRDIVSKVGPNLVQMYSGDDHDYCEISHHEFSGSPKEITVKSLSWAMGIRQPGFVLTSLWNPLDLATGQPDGSANAGRTVQNHLCLLPDQLSVFIYYGVILGFTLCVLLVRAAIIVKYLPSGASPDEPILPLSEHRSPPPQRAARYKTPSSGTSSSTFPTPRGLASRAVNAPPVHAAYAGSDEGKVGSAKWKPSRGGSRRPGASASQMTLIKEEFLASVMGVARIALCWYFFLVWRW, encoded by the exons ATGAGCTATTCATACTCGCACAACGCCATTGCCGACTCTTATCGTCCTGCTCGACCAGGGTCTCCCGCGTGGTCCTCGGGTTCCTCGGAGCGGGATCAATCACCGCCGCCATGGCCGAAACGGTGGGCTTCGGATCTACGTGAGGCGACAAGTACTAGACATGGGATATTGTCGCTAGTCAAGCAGGTCGCTAGATATGTCTTCACCATCTCGAACGCTTTGATTGCTTTATGGATCTGTACATTATGGTGGGGCGAACGGACTGTCTTTCAAGACAGCGTGAAAGCATGCACCTGGGGTAATTGGGAGAGATGG CCCCAAGACGCAATTCCACATCATGTCGCTTTCATCGCCGACCCGCAATTAGTCGATCCTCATACATATCCCGGCCGACCATGGCCCCTTTCGACGTTGACCGTCAAATTTACCGATCAATACCTTCGGAGATCCTTCTCGTCCATTCAGAAAGAACTAGGCCCAGATTCCGTGTTGTTCCTGGGTGACCTTTTCGACGGGGGCAGGGAATGGGCTACGGCATCCAGTTCCAGCCCGGAGAAACGCTACAAGAAATACAAGGACCGTttttggaagaaagagttCCATCGATTCGTGAAAATATTTGTGGATACATGGAaagatggtgatgatcaCATACGTCACCCGCTTGGGCGGAGGTTGATCACTAGCTTGCCTGGAAATCACGATCTGGGTTTTGGTTCGGGTGTCCAGATCCCGGTGCGCGATAGGTTTCAGAGCTTCTTTGGCAAAAGCAATCGCGTTGATGTCATTGGAAACCATACTTTTATCTCTGTTGACACCGTGTCGCTGAGCGCCATGGACCAGCCAGACCCGGAGACAGGCAGCTCGGGCACGGGCTCGGGCGATGGAGAACAGCCAAACGAACACATTTGGAGAGATACCCAGGATTTCCTCGACCGCATGAACGTACATCGGGGCAGGGCGGAAGTTGAGGCATTGCGCATGCTCGCCAATAAGACTGAGGGCCGTCAGTTTCAGCATCGGGCTGTTGATATCTTGGAACCGTCCGTCGACCCGCAGCTCAAGCCGGAGGTTGCGGGGTTTCCCACTATCCTTCTTTCTCACGTACCTTTATATCGCCGACCGGCCACGCCGTGCGGGCCCTATCGCGAACACTATCCGCCCAGTGGCgagggtttggaggaggatgaccgGAACGCTATTTCGATGGGTCGGGGCTATCAATATCAAAATGTTTTGACCCCAGCCATTTCTCGGGATATCGTCTCAAAGGTCGGGCCTAATTTGGTCCAGATGTACTCCGGGGATGACCACGATTACTGCGAGATCTCACATCACGAGTTCAGCGGGTCTCCTAAGGAGATTACAGTCAAGAGCCTCTCATGGGCCATGGGAATCCGTCAACCGGGCTTTGTCCTCACCAGCTTGTGGAATCCTCTGGATCTGGCCACTGGTCAACCCGATGGGTCCGCTAATGCCGGTCGCACGGTCCAGAACCACTTGTGTCTTCTCCCAGACCAATTATCCGTCTTCATCTACTACGGGGTAATTCTTGGTTTCACCCTGTGCGTACTCCTTGTGCGTGCTGCGATCATTGTAAAATATCTCCCGTCCGGGGCGAGTCCCGACGAGCCCATTCTGCCTTTGTCAGAACATCGCTCCCCGCCCCCGCAGCGCGCGGCCCGCTACAAGACCCCATCTTCTGGTACGTCTAGCTCCACGTTCCCAACGCCTCGCGGGCTGGCCAGCCGTGCGGTGAACGCACCTCCCGTACATGCTGCTTACGCGGGCTCAGATGAGGGCAAAGTGGGCAGCGCTAAGTGGAAGCCATCGCGTGGCGGGTCACGACGGCCAGGGGCTAGCGCTTCCCAAATGACCCTGATAAAGGAGGAATTCCTTGCATCGGTCATGGGAGTCGCCAGAATTGCGTTATGTTggtacttcttcctcgtctggcGATGGTAG